The following are encoded together in the Anopheles nili chromosome 3, idAnoNiliSN_F5_01, whole genome shotgun sequence genome:
- the LOC128725717 gene encoding equilibrative nucleoside transporter 2, translating to MDYATNSRPLLQDTDDRETESDNFLDDTFAGSINASSSNIPDVTKERSAEARVIGAGNRIAPSDKFHFTYVVFYLMGMTTMVPWNFFVTAEEYWQYKFRNVSSNDTSVLTPRQLEFQSDLSIAAALPGTVFLILNACIGHKIPLHVRMNGSLVMMLLIMIGTTALVRVDTDQWQDAFFNLTMFSVVVINSFSAILTGGLFGIAGQFSAHYMTAAVSGQALGGIFSAVADLIALTFASNPSTTAFVFFIVGCLVLLLSLFAYIIMSKTLFFKYYTSSKTLMKSSLEADPTARGLSTRLEPRFPVVMRKIWLYGFSEWLVFVTTLSIYPAVTVLVGSENHGRPWNDIYFLPVVNYLLFNTGDYLGRVFAGIFEWPWNNSILIGMLTIGRVAFVPAMLLCNITPRHNFPVMIHSDYMFIVLMAAFALSNGYLANIALIGAPRVVDPHEKEMASSMLAAFLGVGLACGSAISLMIIEMIK from the exons ATGGATTACGCAACGAACTCGAGACCCCTGCTGCAGGATACCGACGATCGTGAGACGGAAAGTGACAACTTTTTGGATGATACGTTCGCGGGTTCGATAAATGCTTCGAGCAGCAACATTCCAGACGTAACCAAGGAGCGTTCGGCAGAGGCACGTGTCATCGGTGCCGGCAACCGGATCGCACCATCGGACAAATTCCACTTCACCTACGTAGTATTCTACCTGATGGGCATGACGACGATGGTACCGTGGAACTTCTTCGTCACGGCCGAAGAGTACTGGCAGTACAAGTTCCGCAACGTGTCCTCAAACGATACGTCCGTGCTGACACCGCGCCAGCTAGAGTTCCAGTCCGATCTAAGCATTGCCGCTGCACTCCCAGGAACCGTGTTTCTCATCCTGAACGCCTGCATTGGCCACAAGATCCCACTGCACGTGCGCATGAACGGATCGCTCGTCATGATGCTGCTCATCATGATTGGCACGACGGCCCTCGTGCGGGTGGACACCGACCAGTGGCAAGATGCGTTCTTCAACCTCACGATGTTctccgtcgtcgtcatcaacA GTTTTTCGGCCATCCTAACCGGTGGATTGTTCGGCATCGCGGGACAATTCAGCGCACATTACATGACGGCCGCCGTCAGCGGACAGGCGCTAGGTGGCATTTTCTCCGCCGTGGCCGACCTTATAGCGCTCACGTTCGCAAGCAATCCGTCCACGACGGCGTTCGTGTTCTTCATCGTGGGCTGCCTGGTGCTTCTGTTGTCGCTGTTCGCGTACATTATCATGTCGAAGACGCTCTTCTTCAAGTACTACACCAGCTCGAAGACGCTCATGAAGAGCTCGCTGGAAGCGGATCCGACTGCACGGGGGCTTAGTACTCGCCTGGAGCCACGTTTCCCGGTCGTAATGCGGAAGATTTGGCTGTACGGGTTCTCCGAATGGCTCGTGTTCGTTACCACACTGTCGATCTACCCAGCCGTGACGGTGCTGGTCGGTTCGGAAAATCATGGGCGACCGTGGAACGACATCTACTTCCTGCCCGTCGTGAACTATCTGCTCTTCAACACGGGTGACTATTTGGGGCGCGTTTTCGCCGGAATCTTCGAGTGG CCATGGAACAATTCCATCCTCATCGGTATGCTCACGATCGGGCGGGTTGCGTTCGTGCCGGCGATGTTGCTCTGCAACATCACACCGCGGCACAACTTCCCAGTGATGATCCACTCCGACTACATGTTCATCGTGCTGATGGCCGCTTTCGCCCTGTCGAACGGATATCTTGCCAATATCGCGCTCATTGGCGCACCACGTGTCGTCGATCCGCACGAAAAAGAGATGGCCTCGTCGATGTTGGCCGCATTCCTTGGTGTGGGACTGGCGTGCGGATCGGCCATTAGCTTAATGATCATCGAAATGATCAAGTGA